The following proteins are encoded in a genomic region of Deltaproteobacteria bacterium:
- a CDS encoding type II toxin-antitoxin system VapB family antitoxin, producing the protein MTTNLALDDNLLNQAMKIGHFRTKRETVTIALKEFIERRRQKRILAIQGKIDFRDDWDYKADRSDK; encoded by the coding sequence ATGACAACGAATCTAGCTTTAGATGATAATCTGCTTAACCAGGCTATGAAAATTGGTCATTTTCGCACAAAGCGTGAGACTGTTACTATTGCTCTGAAAGAATTCATTGAAAGACGCCGTCAAAAAAGGATTCTCGCTATTCAAGGCAAAATAGATTTTAGAGATGATTGGGATTACAAGGCTGACCGGAGTGATAAGTGA